In Ipomoea triloba cultivar NCNSP0323 chromosome 7, ASM357664v1, a single genomic region encodes these proteins:
- the LOC116024134 gene encoding F-box/LRR-repeat protein At3g03360-like yields the protein MGRKPRQRLRDRISELPADIVDMILGFLPIEQAARMAWDVWMSATLYVINKVLNQHNGLIRTFFIDFQHLRNTLRSRSFDLDQWLLFVTQKGVEEIDLSLMVEDEYRLPNCIFSCLTLRRLYLNGVSVESINAHCTLPNVTLLCFRNIDFDGVDLPVQVDFPMLKYLSFMGCNNLSNLNISAQKLYSLTINNCLFCQLPFNLDLRSVCTLDLDSYAVKDFVKGCTRRGLQPQPLVLNVECLILSESEIYTDDISSEFIHLLRICPKLWELDLSLSLARAETTKQAWDILEVSHKGVVRAQKSKLQSLRRLYDRCEMTSTETVDMYFSRLIDLVNKMRLYGDTVADSAVVEKILQTMPMKYDHVVASITESHDTEDLTIAELKGMIESHVERIESKSEPLAEEALKSQVTLDMTGSNQRSGEFDCWYKEDDHEQANVAEKCGESSTEPEILFLASNSLSADENICCLIGKKHREPFPVGKSKRATKQLEIVHSDLCSVEVPSNGGSRYTPQQNGVAERKNRSIMDMVSN from the exons ATGGGGAGAAAACCGAGACAGCGGCTGAGAGATAGAATCAGTGAACTCCCAGCAGATATAGTTGACATGATTTTGGGGTTCTTACCGATTGAACAAGCTGCTAGAATGGCT TGGGATGTTTGGATGTCTGCAACTTTGTATGTAATCAACAAAGTTCTCAACCAGCACAATGGACTTATTCGCacatttttcattgattttcagCATCTCCGGAATACGCTTAGGTCTCGGTCATTTGACTTGGACCAGTGGTTGCTTTTTGTCACCCAAAAAGGTGTTGAAGAAATCGACCTTAGTCTTATGGTTGAAGATGAATACAGGCTTCCGAATTGCATATTTTCTTGCCTAACACTAAGGAGATTGTATCTTAATGGAGTCTCTGTTGAATCAATAAATGCCCATTGCACATTACCAAATGTCACCTTACTTTGTTTTAGAaatattgactttgatggtGTTGATCTTCCGGTTCAAGTTGATTTTCCTATGCTCAAGTATCTCTCATTTATGGGATGTAATAACCTGTCCAATTTGAACATTTCTGCTCAAAAACTCTATAGTTTAACAATCAACAATTGCCTCTTTTGCCAACTCCCTTTTAACTTAGACTTGAGATCTGTTTGTACTCTTGATTTGGATAGTTATGCTGTCAAG GATTTTGTTAAAGGATGTACTAGAAGGGGACTGCAACCACAACCACTTGTACTAAATGTGGAATGCTTGATACTATCAGAATCAGAAATCTATACCGATGACATTTCTTCTGAATTCATTCATTTGCTTCGAATATGCCCAAAATTATGGGAACTTGATTTATCTTTATCG CTAGCTCGTGCTGAAACGACAAAACAAGCTTGGGACATCTTAGAGGTGTCACACAAAGGAGTTGTTCGGGCGCAGAAGTCTAAGTTGCAGTCGTTGAGAAGGTTGTATGATCGTTGTGAGATGACCTCTACAGAAACGGTAGATATGTATTTCTCTCGTCttattgatcttgtaaataagatgaggttatacgGAGACACAGTTGCAGATAgtgcagtggttgaaaaaattCTACAAACAatgccgatgaagtatgaccatgtggtggcttcaataacaGAGTCACACGATACCGAGGACTTGACAATTGCcgagttaaaaggtatgatagaAAGTCATGTTGAAAGAATTGAGTCAAAATCGGAACCACTAGCAGAAGAGGCTTTGAAAAGCCAAGTCACCCTTGATATGACTGGCTCTAATCAAAGAAGTGGAGAATTtg ATTGTTGGTATAAAGAGGATGATCATGAACAAGCAAATGTTGCTGAAAAATGTGGTGAGAGTTCTACTGAACCTGAAATCTTATTTTTGGCCAGTAACAGTTTGTCTGcagatgaaaacatatg ttgtttgattgggaagaagcatagagaACCTTTTCCTGTAGGTAAGTCAAAAAGAGCCACAAAGCAGTTGGAGATTGTTCACTCAGATCTATGTTCAGTGGAAGTTCCTTCAaatggaggtt ctaggtacactccacaacaaaacggAGTGGCTGAAAGGAAGAATAGGTCTATCATGGACATG gtgtccaactaa